A segment of the Bacillota bacterium genome:
TCTCGATATATCTTTCGCGTTAATTCCGAGATTTGCTGCCGGATAGCGGCATTATCCTTCTTTTTATCCGATAGCTCGCTGCCGGCACTTTTCAGTTCAGCTTCTAACCTACTCAATCTGGCCTGCAGCTCTGCTTGCTCCGCCATCAGAGCGGTCAGCTGCTTCTGACCCTGCTGGTTCTTTCGCTGCTCCGTTTTGTGGGTATCTGCAGCTGCTCGGTACTCTTCAGCGCTTTTATAAAGCAGGTAATCCAAGAACAATCCAGCATTTGGATTAACCGGCTGGCCTTTTCTTAAAGCTGAATCAGCACTTCTGCTCAACTTGGCAAGTTGTTCTTGAGACCGCCGGCTGTGAATCTCTGCGGATTTACCTCTGGCAGCAAGCTTTTCTTCAAGATCGGCACGCTCCGCAGCCGCTTGATTAATCGCTTCCAGAATCTCCGCCTGCTCTGTCTTGAAAGCATCATACTGTTTTTGCTGCTGATCAAGTTCGCGAGCTGTTTGCTCCACCTTGGTCTCCAGCTCAGCCAGCTCTGCCTGCATCTTCTCAATCTGAGCCTTTGATTCAACGTAAGACTCCCGAATAACCGTAGGATTATCCCCATCTGCAGCCGCAGCCATCCCGGTAAATGCAGTAAATACTACTAATAATAAAACAATTAGGCGGCGCATTGATTCCCACGCCTCCTAAACAATCTAACACCATGAATACCTGCTATGGCAGCAGCAACACTGAAAACCAGCACCATTAAGCCATAAATTCGCTGTAATGCTGCGCTAAAACCAGCAAGCTGAGCAGCGGTTTCGCCATGGTACGCAACATATTCCACACCGGCAAGTTCCTGAACCGCTTCAGCAGCTGACGCTCCGGATTGTGGCTCAATGCTGACATCAAGATAATGCGGCATTGGTTCCGCTTCCGGCCAGGGATGACCTAGGGCCGCTTCAAACTCAGCCGCTGCCTGCTCGGCATCGAAAACTGTCACCGCAGCAACACCATCTACTGCTCTAACTGCAGATGCGATTCTGTCAAGATCTGCACCGTGTTCAGGAAATACCCGCATAATGCTGCTTTCAATCACCGCAGCATGGAGTTCGCGCACAGAAAAAATTAAGCCGGCAGTTAGGACACACAGCAATACAAACACTGCCAGCAGTGGAATGCCCTTATTATAAGTCATAATTAAACTCCCTCCACTAACTTATGTTAGTTATGGTATCGGACATTCCCATTATAGACCAATCTAGGGCAATAAACAAGGTTTCAGGGCTGGCAATAACTCGTATTCCTTACATTCTTTTGAAGCCTTCCCCAAGTACCTCATGAACATCGCTGATAACTACAAACGCATTGGGATCAATTTCCTTGACAAGCTCCCGCAGACTCTGGATCTCGGAGCGAGAAACAATCACATACAAAACTTCGCGTTCAGCTCCAGTATACATTCCTTTGCCAAACAGCGCAGTTGCTCCCCGTTCGAGCTTAGTGAGAATCATCTGGCCAACTTCTTCTGTATGATCGGTGATGATCAATGCTGCCTTAGCATAACTCTGTCCTTCCTGAACTACATCGATTGCTTTCGTGGTGACAAATACGGCTAACAGCGCGTATAAAGCCAGTTCCGGTCCAAAGACAAAAGCGGCCAGGGCAATCACAAATCCGTCCACAAATAAAAGTGCTCGCCCAACTGATGTAGGGAAAAATCTAGCAATCAACTGGGCTGCCATATCAGTTCCACCGGTGCTGCCTCCAAAGCGGAAAGTGATCCCCAGTCCCACACCGGTAATCACACCTCCATACACCGCCGATAAAAGAGGATCCGAGGTCAGGGGCACCGCCCACCGCTGAAACAAGTCAACTAAGAGCGAGAGTGTGACTGTGCCGACAAAGGTCTTAGCACCATAAACCGTTCCCAGAATCCTGATTCCGGCAATGAATAAAGGGATGTTTAAAG
Coding sequences within it:
- a CDS encoding peptidoglycan DD-metalloendopeptidase family protein codes for the protein MRRLIVLLLVVFTAFTGMAAAADGDNPTVIRESYVESKAQIEKMQAELAELETKVEQTARELDQQQKQYDAFKTEQAEILEAINQAAAERADLEEKLAARGKSAEIHSRRSQEQLAKLSRSADSALRKGQPVNPNAGLFLDYLLYKSAEEYRAAADTHKTEQRKNQQGQKQLTALMAEQAELQARLSRLEAELKSAGSELSDKKKDNAAIRQQISELTRKIYREESRAWQLEKQVRDSVGFSEFVWPLDEKGVVSSDYGMRFHPIYEEERFHTGIDLAVNAGVPIRAAADGTVVLSEDANGYGLTVVIDHGEGLSTLYAHASKLLVKPGDIVRAGDAVALVGSTGFSTGPHLHFEVRQHQEHVDPWIWLS
- a CDS encoding YitT family protein, yielding MGKFVQKLREYFGVLFGVVITAFGLSWFLIPSRIAAGGVSGLSTVAYHLFNFPVGLTMLALNIPLFIAGIRILGTVYGAKTFVGTVTLSLLVDLFQRWAVPLTSDPLLSAVYGGVITGVGLGITFRFGGSTGGTDMAAQLIARFFPTSVGRALLFVDGFVIALAAFVFGPELALYALLAVFVTTKAIDVVQEGQSYAKAALIITDHTEEVGQMILTKLERGATALFGKGMYTGAEREVLYVIVSRSEIQSLRELVKEIDPNAFVVISDVHEVLGEGFKRM